One Amaranthus tricolor cultivar Red isolate AtriRed21 chromosome 10, ASM2621246v1, whole genome shotgun sequence genomic window carries:
- the LOC130825778 gene encoding glutaredoxin-C11-like gives MSSNQPKPTLITPQKTLIYSLILHIMERLYELAKTKAAVIFSKSTDCMCHSIETLFYEMGASPAVYELDKDPKGNEMEWALKNLGCYPTVPAVFIGGTYVGSVADVFAAHLNGSLKDRLIQAKAIWL, from the coding sequence ATGTCAAGCAACCAACCAAAACCCACCCTCATAACCCCCCAAAAAACCCTAATCTATTCCTTAATTCTTCACATAATGGAAAGATTGTATGAATTAGCAAAGACAAAAGCAGCAGTAATATTCAGTAAGAGCACAGATTGTATGTGTCATAGTATTGAGACACTTTTTTATGAAATGGGTGCAAGCCCAGCAGTGTATGAGTTGGATAAGGATCCCAAAGGAAATGAAATGGAATGGGCCTTAAAAAATTTGGGATGTTACCCAACTGTTCCTGCTGTTTTTATTGGTGGGACATATGTGGGCTCAGTTGCTGATGTTTTTGCTGCTCATCTTAATGGTTCTCTTAAAGATAGGCTCATTCAGGCCAAAGCTATCTGGCTTTAG
- the LOC130825779 gene encoding uncharacterized protein LOC130825779 isoform X2 produces the protein MPKEFAIPPVSFPSSTTSTASASTNAGPPGTNPPSMVQQRRVPAAPFQPPRPSSIPFMSFDIGSATATTTTTSFPPPPHLRNDIASSSGTLFLDEPPLLEELEINPSLIWRKTRSLLNPIRVDPSLHSDPDLSGPFLYYIAFGLFQLLAGKVQFGVILGWIAISSIFLYSILNFLAGRNGNLDLYRCFSVVGYCLMPIVMYSAASLFLPPTGTTAGFIVAAVFVIWATRVSSRLLAVDELGASEHRGALSFWGKIDHFPLVVFP, from the exons ATGCCGAAAGAATTCGCAATCCCACCAGTTTCCTTCCCATCATCGACAACCTCTACAGCATCCGCCTCCACAAACGCCGGACCACCAGGCACCAACCCACCAAGCATGGTTCAGCAACGCCGAGTACCCGCTGCACCATTTCAACCTCCACGACCTTCTTCCATTCCTTTCATGTCCTTTGACATTGGATCTGCTACtgctactactactactacttcTTTCCCACCTCCTCCTCACCTTCGAAACGACATCGCTTCATCTTCAGGTACTCTCTTCCTCGATGAACCCCCTCTTCTTGAAGAACTCGAGATCAACCCTTCTTTAATCTGGCGTAAAACTCGTTCGTTACTTAACCCTATTCGGGTTGACCCGTCTCTGCACTCGGACCCTGATTTATCTGGACCGTTTCTGTACTACATCGCTTTTGGGTTGTTTCAATTACTCGCGGGTAAAGTTCAGTTTGGGGTTATTCTGGGTTGGATTGCGATTTCGTCCATATTTCTTTACTcgattttgaattttcttgctGGAAGAAATGGGAATCTGGATCTCTACAGATGTTTTAGTGTGGTGGGTTATTGTTTGATGCCAATTGTTATGTACTCTGCGGCGTCGCTTTTTCTACCTCCCACTGGAACTACTGCGGGATTTATTGTTGCGGCTGTGTTTGTGATTTGGGCTACTAGGGTTTCTTCGAGGCTTTTAGCTGTTGATGAATTGGGAGCTTCAGAACATCGCGG GGCTCTTTCCTTTTGGGGTAAAATAGACCACTTTCCTCTAGTAGTCTTCCCTTAA
- the LOC130825779 gene encoding uncharacterized protein LOC130825779 isoform X3, whose translation MPKEFAIPPVSFPSSTTSTASASTNAGPPGTNPPSMVQQRRVPAAPFQPPRPSSIPFMSFDIGSATATTTTTSFPPPPHLRNDIASSSGTLFLDEPPLLEELEINPSLIWRKTRSLLNPIRVDPSLHSDPDLSGPFLYYIAFGLFQLLAGKVQFGVILGWIAISSIFLYSILNFLAGRNGNLDLYRCFSVVGYCLMPIVMYSAASLFLPPTGTTAGFIVAAVFVIWATRVSSRLLAVDELGASEHRGYCESGDLPLLVS comes from the exons ATGCCGAAAGAATTCGCAATCCCACCAGTTTCCTTCCCATCATCGACAACCTCTACAGCATCCGCCTCCACAAACGCCGGACCACCAGGCACCAACCCACCAAGCATGGTTCAGCAACGCCGAGTACCCGCTGCACCATTTCAACCTCCACGACCTTCTTCCATTCCTTTCATGTCCTTTGACATTGGATCTGCTACtgctactactactactacttcTTTCCCACCTCCTCCTCACCTTCGAAACGACATCGCTTCATCTTCAGGTACTCTCTTCCTCGATGAACCCCCTCTTCTTGAAGAACTCGAGATCAACCCTTCTTTAATCTGGCGTAAAACTCGTTCGTTACTTAACCCTATTCGGGTTGACCCGTCTCTGCACTCGGACCCTGATTTATCTGGACCGTTTCTGTACTACATCGCTTTTGGGTTGTTTCAATTACTCGCGGGTAAAGTTCAGTTTGGGGTTATTCTGGGTTGGATTGCGATTTCGTCCATATTTCTTTACTcgattttgaattttcttgctGGAAGAAATGGGAATCTGGATCTCTACAGATGTTTTAGTGTGGTGGGTTATTGTTTGATGCCAATTGTTATGTACTCTGCGGCGTCGCTTTTTCTACCTCCCACTGGAACTACTGCGGGATTTATTGTTGCGGCTGTGTTTGTGATTTGGGCTACTAGGGTTTCTTCGAGGCTTTTAGCTGTTGATGAATTGGGAGCTTCAGAACATCGCGG TTACTGCGAGAGTGGTGATTTGCCACTGCTTGTGAGCTGA
- the LOC130825779 gene encoding uncharacterized protein LOC130825779 isoform X1 gives MPKEFAIPPVSFPSSTTSTASASTNAGPPGTNPPSMVQQRRVPAAPFQPPRPSSIPFMSFDIGSATATTTTTSFPPPPHLRNDIASSSGTLFLDEPPLLEELEINPSLIWRKTRSLLNPIRVDPSLHSDPDLSGPFLYYIAFGLFQLLAGKVQFGVILGWIAISSIFLYSILNFLAGRNGNLDLYRCFSVVGYCLMPIVMYSAASLFLPPTGTTAGFIVAAVFVIWATRVSSRLLAVDELGASEHRGLIAYPCFLIYCLFSMLVMF, from the coding sequence ATGCCGAAAGAATTCGCAATCCCACCAGTTTCCTTCCCATCATCGACAACCTCTACAGCATCCGCCTCCACAAACGCCGGACCACCAGGCACCAACCCACCAAGCATGGTTCAGCAACGCCGAGTACCCGCTGCACCATTTCAACCTCCACGACCTTCTTCCATTCCTTTCATGTCCTTTGACATTGGATCTGCTACtgctactactactactacttcTTTCCCACCTCCTCCTCACCTTCGAAACGACATCGCTTCATCTTCAGGTACTCTCTTCCTCGATGAACCCCCTCTTCTTGAAGAACTCGAGATCAACCCTTCTTTAATCTGGCGTAAAACTCGTTCGTTACTTAACCCTATTCGGGTTGACCCGTCTCTGCACTCGGACCCTGATTTATCTGGACCGTTTCTGTACTACATCGCTTTTGGGTTGTTTCAATTACTCGCGGGTAAAGTTCAGTTTGGGGTTATTCTGGGTTGGATTGCGATTTCGTCCATATTTCTTTACTcgattttgaattttcttgctGGAAGAAATGGGAATCTGGATCTCTACAGATGTTTTAGTGTGGTGGGTTATTGTTTGATGCCAATTGTTATGTACTCTGCGGCGTCGCTTTTTCTACCTCCCACTGGAACTACTGCGGGATTTATTGTTGCGGCTGTGTTTGTGATTTGGGCTACTAGGGTTTCTTCGAGGCTTTTAGCTGTTGATGAATTGGGAGCTTCAGAACATCGCGGGTTGATTGCTTATCCTTGTTTCTTGATTTACTGTCTTTTTTCTATGCTTGTTATGTTTTAG